In the Euphorbia lathyris chromosome 5, ddEupLath1.1, whole genome shotgun sequence genome, one interval contains:
- the LOC136230591 gene encoding glycine-rich protein 5-like codes for MSKLLLLVLVLSVFHAYCAARDVPKATGLDDQKNFIAYGGVGGFIGHGLGGGIGGIGGIGGIGGLGGGSGYGGDIGHGLGGGYGGGGGGGGGLGGSIGSGGLGGSIGGGGSGCDDAGESSVKP; via the coding sequence ATGTCCAAATTATTGCTTCTGGTACTTGTTCTGAGTGTTTTTCATGCATACTGTGCAGCCAGAGATGTACCAAAAGCTACAGGCCTCGATGACCAAAAGAATTTCATAGCTTATGGCGGCGTAGGTGGCTTCATCGGTCATGGACTCGGTGGTGGAATTGGCGGAATTGGCGGGATCGGAGGGATTGGTGGACTCGGCGGTGGTTCTGGGTATGGTGGTGACATTGGTCACGGTCTTGGTGGTGGatatggtggtggtggtggaggtggaggtggactTGGTGGAAGTATTGGCAGTGGCGGACTCGGAGGAAGTATTGGCGGTGGCGGAAGTGGTTGTGATGATGCCGGCGAAAGTTCTGTCAAACCTTGA